ATGGCGGTGCTGGTGAGCGTGGTGAACACCCCGTTCATGAGCAGGGTCTGCACGGAATAGGTATCGCCCATGATGCGGTAGATGAGGTCGCCGGTGGGCCATTTCTGATGAAAGAGCAGGGATTGGCGCTGCAGGTGCTGGAAGAGGTCGCAGCGCAGATCCTGGACCATGTTCTGGCCCATGCGGATGGTCAGGTAGTTGTTGAGAAGCTGGGCGAACCCCACCAGGAAATGGACGCCCAGGAGCAGCCCCACCACCGTGGCCAGTTGCAGGGAGAGGCTGATGGCGGCGGGATCAATGGTCCAGCCCCAGAGTTCCAGGGGGGTGCGGCCGATGATCTGGTCCACGGCGAGCTTGAGCGGCCAGGGCTTGAGCAGCTCCATGGCGCTGATTAAGCCCACCAGTCCCAGGCACAGGATAAACGTCAGCCTATAGGGCCGAAGATAGGCCAGAAGGCGCAGGAATACGGGCATGGGAGACGAGCCTTGTGCGTTTTGCGTTGGCCGAAGTCGGCGTGCCGTCAGGGTCGGCGCGTCGTGCGCTGGCGGCCAGGGTTTCGTATGGGCGCCGCCCGGGGACGGAACCGGACCGCCGTGCGCCGCGCGGCATGTTTTTTCCCCGCGAGCGGACGCAACACTGGGGCACGCCGCACAGGCGACGCGCCCCAGTTGCTATCATGCATGGTCCCTAGGCGGCCAGCACGTTTTCGGTCTTTTCCCCGGAGGCGGGAAGCATCCCGGCCAGGTCTTCCACATCGCCCTCTCCGGCCGCAACGCGGCGGGAGGGGGCCTTGGCCCGGCGCTTTTCCACGACTTCCTCAATGGGCTCTTCCAGGGAGCCGCCGGGGCCGCGCACCATGAGATACTGCACCAGCATGGTCACCAGGGCGGCGGCGCGGTACAGGCCCCACAGCATCCACCCGGCGAACAGCGCGGCGGTGGTGGCCACGGCCATGGCCGCATAGCTGGACAGGGGCAGGATGGCGATGGCGGCGGCGGTCAACCCGGCCAGAATGAGCAGGGAACGCTTGCTGGGCAGGATGGTTCCGGCCAGGCGCACGAACCGCTTGTACCCGCCATGGTTTTCGGCCGTGACCCGCAGCTTCAGTCTGGTCCACAGGCCGGTCTTGGTGGTCAGATCCCAGGGCGGCACCGAGGAGATGGAGGAGAACCCGGTGTCGGCGGTATAGGGCATGTGCAGTCCGGTTAAGACCGACAGGATGTGGGACAGAAGCTGCTCGCGCTCCACGCCCTTGTTGTTCCAGAAAAAGCGGTGGAAGGTCAGTCGGTGGGAAAAGACCCCCACGATCTCGGAGACCTTGCGCACCAGGCCCACCCGCGGCATCTCGCGCTCGTCATGGGGCATGTCCTCGGCCAGGGGCACGGGGCACACGGCCTGGGAGGCGGACTTGCGCAACTGCCACACGGTCTTGTAGCGGGTCCAGCCCCGGCACAGCGGCTGCAGAAGCGTCAGTCCGGCGATGGTCAGCCGGGCGGCCAGGGTGTTGTGGCGATCCGGCAGCTTGGCCTTGCTGGCCCGATGCCCGACAAAAGCCATGGAGGTCACGGCCATGGCCAGCCCGAGAATCCCCAGGACCGGCACGAAGGGCGTGGCCACCATGAGGGCCAGGGCCAGGACCATCCATTCCATGGACAGGGGCAGGTAGGCCACAAGGCTGCCCTTGGGCTCGTACAAGGTTTGGAAAAGCCCCATGCCGAAGACGCCGTGATAGATGATGGGGCGGTTGGCCAGGAGGCAGCCGCCGATGTCGCCGTAGATGCGCCCGGCCCAGCGGGAGTTGCCCAGGACGTTGAAGCGGTCCCGGTGCTTGGGCAAAAGCAGGGCCTCGGCCCGGCCGTAGCCTTGTTGCTGCTTGATGTAGGCCGAGACGGTGTTGCGGCGGTGATGCCAGACCATCATGGCCGCGCAGAATCCGATGATGTAGCCCTCGTTCTGCAACCGCCAGCACACGTCCACGTCGTCGCCTGCGGCCCGGTAGGTGGCGTCGAACCCATTGATCTCCATGAGCTTTTCACGGCGGTAGGCCATGTTGCAGCCCGGGATGTGCTCGGCCACCTCGTCGGTCAAAAGGACGTGGGTGGGCGCGCCAGGGGAGACGGCCACGCAGGCCGAGGTGCGGTTGTCCTCGGGCGGCGGCAGGTTGGGGCCGCCCACGGCCATGAAGCGCGGATCGGTAAAGGCCCAGGCCATGTAGGTCAGCCAGTCCGGGTCCACGTAGCAGTCGGAATCGGTGTAGGCCACGATCTCGCCCCGGGAGGCGTTCATGCCCACGTTGCGGGCGGCGGACAGCCCCAGGTTGGGCTGATGGATGACATGGATGTACGGATACTTGGCTGCGTAGCGGTCGGATATCTCGCCGGTTTTATCCGTCGAGCCGTCGTCGACCACGATGACCTCGAAGTTGGGATAGGCCAGCTTCTGGAAGGAAGCCAGGCAGCCGTCCATGGTGGAATCGGCGTTGTAGGCGCAAATCACCACGGAGATAAGCGGCGTCTCGGCGGGCAGAAGCGGCAGGCGCTGCCGGTAGACCTCGGCCACGGCCTCATAGGAGGGCTTGGGATTGCGGCTGGCGTCCACCATGCCGAAGGCCCAGTCCTCGATCAGGTTGCCGCCGGTGAACCACTCGTCGGTCCAGGCGAAGACCATGGTGCCCGAGACGCCGAGTTCGAAGGCGGCCCGAAGCTGCCAGGCCAGGGTTTCGGCCACATGCTCCTCGCCCTGGCGGATGGAGTCCATGCCGAACTCGGACAGAACCAGGGGCAGATCCCCGGCCACGTTCTGCAGACGCTTGACGTAGGACCGGAAGGCCTTTTCGTCATGCAGATAGACGTTGACCGACAGGAAATCCAGAAACGGCAGGCGCAGGTATTCCGTGGACGGATAGTTGGCGTAGGTCACCATGCCTGCGGGGTCTTCCTCGCGCACGATAGCGGCCAGTTTCGCCAGAAACTTCTCGATCTTTTTGGCCCCGTGCCAGCGCACGATGTGCGAGGGTATCTCGTTGCCGATGAGCCAGGCCAGGATGGCCGGGTGTCCGGCCAGGGGGGCGACGGCCTCGCGGATGACCTTTTTGATCTCTTCCTTGACCTCCCACTGGTCCAGGAAACACAGGTGCTGGGGCCAGGGGATGCCCACCATGACCCGCACGCCCAGGCTCTGGGCCAGGTCCAGGAACCAGCGGGGCGGGACGTAATACACGCGGATGGTGTTCACCCCGGCGGCGCGCATCATCTCGAAGTCGCGCACCACGCGCTCCCGCTCGGGCAGGGGTTCGCCGTTCTCATTCTCGGGGAAGGGACCGTAGGTGACGCCCTTGATGAAGAATTTTTCGTCTCCGGCGAACAGATAGCGGCCGTGGGCGCGCACGCGCTCCATGGGGGCGATGGCGAGACCCTCTTCGATCTGGAACATGGATGTTTCGCTCCTGGTGCGCGGGGTCTTGGTTCCCCGCTTTTTTTCATGATTCCGGGGAGTTCCCGGATTTGTTTCACTTTCTTCGCCAAAAGACGCTCACGCATCCCGGCGAGCGCCCATAAGCAAGCATCGTGCCGGATTTGACCCTCCTGTCCCGGCAGGGGTTTTGATCCGGAGCAGGGGCGGCTGCCACGCGCCGGGAACGAAAATGACCATATCGAAACCGGCCCGGTTACGTTTTCGTAATCGGCGCGCGGCGTCGGACAAAATGGACCAAAAACCCGCGCCTCGCCGGGGATGACGGACCCTGCCCGGGGCGCCGGGGTCATGGAAAGAAAAAAGCCCCGTGGGGGTGTTCCCATGGGGCGAAGGCGTGCGGTTGTCGCAGGAAATCGGGCGGGTGCGGATGCGCGGGGAGTGGACCGGGGCGGATCGGCCCGAAGGCTACAGAAAGACCTTGTAGGAGAAGTCCAGGGCGACGCCGATCTTTTTGGCCATGGCCTTGCCGATGGGGCGCTTGTCGTTCTCCATCCCGGAGAGATTTGGGACGGTGACCCCGAGGGCCTCCGCAAGCTGCTTCTGGGTCATGCCCATGAGGGTGCGTGCGCCGCGCAAAAGCGAACCCGGCGTGGACTTCGGCAAGACCTCGGAGGCCGGGATGCCTGCTGCGGACGCTTCCGCTATCGCCGTGGCCACGGCCTCGACACGGTTCGCCGGAACGACGGCGTGAATATCCCACATCCCGTCAGTACGGGGCGTTTTCGTGAGTTCCAGCATAGGTCACCTCCACCACGCGAATTGATTTGTTTTCGATCTCCCAGACCACCACATAGGTCGGACGGCCCTTGTTAAGGTGGCAGTGGTAAGCCTCCCGGGGCCAATTTTTCAGTTTTCCAAAATGGGGCCTGCCTGTTTGGAGCGGACCTGTTTCTTCAATATTTCGGCGTAGCGCGTTCAGTGCCTCGACAATTCGCATTGGAAGTTTTTTGGCCTGCTTGGCCGCCTTCTGGGTAAAAACAACCGTCCATTTCATGAGCCAATATTCTCATTTATTGAGAACATGTCAAGCTCAACACTCCACCATAACTCAACGTCCCACGAACGAAACTACTCACGGGGTTGCCGGGGCAAAGGATCATTCGTCCTCCTTTTTGGAGTCGGATGTCATCAACGATATGCAGACAGGCTGACCGTGTTTGGAAGAGATCGCCTCATGTCCTGCCCTCCCCTCGGAGAGCTTCACGGCATCGGCCGGATCACCGTCTCCCCCATTCGGCCATGGCATGTGTTCGCAATACCGACAGCCGTCTGCCCTTGCCTCAAAAACCGCACGGGCATATGATAAAATATTCCCTATAACGTCTTCCCCGGAGCAGGATATGCGGCATGTGTCCCGGATCGTCAGCCTGTCATTCCTGATCGTTCTCCTGGCGCTGCCCTGCCTCGGCGCCGGGCCGCATGCGTCGTCCATGCCGGGCGATATCCGGGAGATTCAGCAATCCGGGGTCTTGCGAATCGGGGTCATCGAGGCCCAGGCCCCGCCCTTCGTCTTCGTTAAGGACGGACGCCTGACGGGCGTTGACGTGGACCTGGCCCGTCAGATGGTTGCGGCCCTCGGCGTGCGGCCGGAATTCGTCAGGATTCCCGGCGGCTGGGACGGGCTTGTGGACGCCGTGGCCGCCTCGACCGTGGACATGGGCTTAAGCGAGCTGACCAAAAACGTGGCCCGCGCGCAACGGGTGTTCTTCAGCCGCCCGTATTTCCTCTCCCACGCCGTTTTCATCGCCAACCGGCTGGCCATGGCCCAAAACCGCATCGACGACGCCGACCTTGCGTCGGTGCAGGATGTGGCGCGCCAGTTCAACGCACCCGGCTTCCGCATCGCCACCATGGCCCACTCCGCCCTGGAGCCGGTCCTCCGGGAGCTCTTCCCCAGCGCCGAGATCATGTCCGCCGCCTCCCCCCAGGCCGCCATCGCCATGGCCTATGAGGGCCAGGCCGACCTGGCCATGGTCGGGGAGGCCGCCTTCGAGATCGCCGTGCAGGCCGACCCGGGGCTGCTCTACAAGATCGACCGCCTGGCCCCGAGCCTGGACGATCCCTGCGCCATCGCGGTCAGCCCGGGCAGGCCGGACCTTCTGCGCTGGATCAATGACTACCTGGAAGTCCGTCCCTTGCCGAAGGCGACGCTGGGGGAGATCGTCGACCAGTACCTGGGGCCGACGGGTCCGGCCCCGAAGGAGGCTGTCCCGGCCGTGGCCGAGCCCGCGCCGCAGGGCGAAAGCGTGGCCATGCGGGACGTCGCCCTGGTTGCCTTGCTGCACATCCTGGTGCTCGGCGTCCTGTGGGCGACGGTGGTGCGTCGGCCCTGCGCCCAGCACTGGCTGTTGTCGCCCTGGACGGTGCTGGCGGCCATGGGGCTCGGCGGCCTGACCGGCCTGTATTTCCCGTTTCTGGCCGCCTACCTCTCCCGCCCGGCCGGGCTGTACATGGGATTCTGGCGCATGTGCGTGTTGCCGATCATGGTCGCGGCCATCGTCACCAGCACCTACCGGCTTTTGGCCTGCGGCGGCAACGCCAGGCTTATAAAACGCCTGCTGGTGTGGACGCCGCTGTTACTGCTCGTCTCGGCGCTTCTGGGCGTCGGCATCGGCATCGTGGGCAGGCCCGGGGCGGATTTCTCCAAGGAGGCGCAAGGGCTTTTGGCCTCCATGAACACAGGGATGCAGGCGGCGCAGCCCGACGGCGGCCTGTACGATCAACTTATGAATATGGTGGACACCATCGTTCCCGACAACCTGCTGGCCCCCATGGTCAACAACGAGAATCTGGCCGTGCTCTTCGTGGCCATATTTTTCGGGGTGGCGGTGGCGGCAGGGAAAAAACAGGCCAAGACGACCCTGATCGACATCATGGACACCGTCCTCGAGTCCTTCACGACCATGATCCGCATGTCCCTCTACCTGTTGCCCTTCGCCCTCTACGCCCTGTCCCTCGACTTCATCGCCTCGACCGGCCTCGAACTCATGCTGGCCATCCTGCGTCTGGTGGTGTGCCTGACCCTGGCCTTTCTTCCTGGCGGCCTGCTGAGCCTGGCCTTTCTCCGCATACGCCTCGGGATTCCGCTCCCGGCCATCTGGCGTGATTTCGGGCCCATCTTTCTTTTGTCCTTTTCAACCCGCAGCAGCGTCCTTTCCATGCCCATCGGCCTGGAACGCTTGAAGAACTATCCCCAGATCGACCGTGCGCAGATCACGGCCGCCTACCCCTTCGCCCTGCTGGTATGCCATTACGCCTACGCGGCGTTTTTCGCCCTGACCCCGGTCTTCGTGGGCCAGGCCTTTGGCGTGTCGTTCACGCCAGGGCAATATATCGCCATCGCCTTCCTGGCGCTTCTGTGCGTGGTGTCGGCCATCGGCACCATCGGCCTGTCCTA
Above is a genomic segment from Desulfolutivibrio sulfodismutans DSM 3696 containing:
- a CDS encoding type II toxin-antitoxin system RelE family toxin produces the protein MKWTVVFTQKAAKQAKKLPMRIVEALNALRRNIEETGPLQTGRPHFGKLKNWPREAYHCHLNKGRPTYVVVWEIENKSIRVVEVTYAGTHENAPY
- a CDS encoding cation:dicarboxylate symporter family transporter; translation: MRHVSRIVSLSFLIVLLALPCLGAGPHASSMPGDIREIQQSGVLRIGVIEAQAPPFVFVKDGRLTGVDVDLARQMVAALGVRPEFVRIPGGWDGLVDAVAASTVDMGLSELTKNVARAQRVFFSRPYFLSHAVFIANRLAMAQNRIDDADLASVQDVARQFNAPGFRIATMAHSALEPVLRELFPSAEIMSAASPQAAIAMAYEGQADLAMVGEAAFEIAVQADPGLLYKIDRLAPSLDDPCAIAVSPGRPDLLRWINDYLEVRPLPKATLGEIVDQYLGPTGPAPKEAVPAVAEPAPQGESVAMRDVALVALLHILVLGVLWATVVRRPCAQHWLLSPWTVLAAMGLGGLTGLYFPFLAAYLSRPAGLYMGFWRMCVLPIMVAAIVTSTYRLLACGGNARLIKRLLVWTPLLLLVSALLGVGIGIVGRPGADFSKEAQGLLASMNTGMQAAQPDGGLYDQLMNMVDTIVPDNLLAPMVNNENLAVLFVAIFFGVAVAAGKKQAKTTLIDIMDTVLESFTTMIRMSLYLLPFALYALSLDFIASTGLELMLAILRLVVCLTLAFLPGGLLSLAFLRIRLGIPLPAIWRDFGPIFLLSFSTRSSVLSMPIGLERLKNYPQIDRAQITAAYPFALLVCHYAYAAFFALTPVFVGQAFGVSFTPGQYIAIAFLALLCVVSAIGTIGLSYVLLLAIVCGPLGLPLEPAVVVGMAAVSIVDPIISGVQALFGCGVATLVVDKAKPAPEACGDVEQPAG
- a CDS encoding helix-turn-helix domain-containing protein, whose protein sequence is MLELTKTPRTDGMWDIHAVVPANRVEAVATAIAEASAAGIPASEVLPKSTPGSLLRGARTLMGMTQKQLAEALGVTVPNLSGMENDKRPIGKAMAKKIGVALDFSYKVFL
- a CDS encoding glycosyltransferase, giving the protein MFQIEEGLAIAPMERVRAHGRYLFAGDEKFFIKGVTYGPFPENENGEPLPERERVVRDFEMMRAAGVNTIRVYYVPPRWFLDLAQSLGVRVMVGIPWPQHLCFLDQWEVKEEIKKVIREAVAPLAGHPAILAWLIGNEIPSHIVRWHGAKKIEKFLAKLAAIVREEDPAGMVTYANYPSTEYLRLPFLDFLSVNVYLHDEKAFRSYVKRLQNVAGDLPLVLSEFGMDSIRQGEEHVAETLAWQLRAAFELGVSGTMVFAWTDEWFTGGNLIEDWAFGMVDASRNPKPSYEAVAEVYRQRLPLLPAETPLISVVICAYNADSTMDGCLASFQKLAYPNFEVIVVDDGSTDKTGEISDRYAAKYPYIHVIHQPNLGLSAARNVGMNASRGEIVAYTDSDCYVDPDWLTYMAWAFTDPRFMAVGGPNLPPPEDNRTSACVAVSPGAPTHVLLTDEVAEHIPGCNMAYRREKLMEINGFDATYRAAGDDVDVCWRLQNEGYIIGFCAAMMVWHHRRNTVSAYIKQQQGYGRAEALLLPKHRDRFNVLGNSRWAGRIYGDIGGCLLANRPIIYHGVFGMGLFQTLYEPKGSLVAYLPLSMEWMVLALALMVATPFVPVLGILGLAMAVTSMAFVGHRASKAKLPDRHNTLAARLTIAGLTLLQPLCRGWTRYKTVWQLRKSASQAVCPVPLAEDMPHDEREMPRVGLVRKVSEIVGVFSHRLTFHRFFWNNKGVEREQLLSHILSVLTGLHMPYTADTGFSSISSVPPWDLTTKTGLWTRLKLRVTAENHGGYKRFVRLAGTILPSKRSLLILAGLTAAAIAILPLSSYAAMAVATTAALFAGWMLWGLYRAAALVTMLVQYLMVRGPGGSLEEPIEEVVEKRRAKAPSRRVAAGEGDVEDLAGMLPASGEKTENVLAA